One window of the Pseudoxanthomonas sp. CF385 genome contains the following:
- the atpA gene encoding F0F1 ATP synthase subunit alpha: MATTLNPSEISDLIKTRIEKVKLAAESRNEGTVTSVSDGIVRIFGLADVMQGEMIELPNNTYALALNLERDSVGAVVLGDYEHLREGDVAKTTGRILEVPVGPEMLGRVVNALGEPIDGKGPLGTSLTAPVERVAPGVIWRKSVDQPVQTGYKSVDAMIPIGRGQRELIIGDRQTGKTAMAIDAVINQKGTGIKCVYVAIGQKASTVANIVRKLEENGALAHTVVVAATASESAAMQYISAYSGCTMGEYFMDRGQDALIVYDDLSKQAVAYRQISLLLKRPPGREAYPGDVFYLHSRLLERAARVSEEYVEKFTEGKVTGKTGSLTALPIIETQAGDVSAFVPTNVISITDGQIFLETDLFNAGIRPAVNAGISVSRVGGAAQTKIIKKLSGGIRISLAQYRELAAFAQFASDLDEATRKQLERGQRVTELMKQKQYAPMSIALQALSIYAVNEGYLDDVPVGKILAFEDALHAHFTNTQGALVDTINNTGNWNDEIEGAFKKGIAEFKQTGTW; encoded by the coding sequence ATGGCTACCACGCTCAACCCCTCTGAAATCAGCGACCTGATCAAGACCCGCATCGAGAAGGTCAAGCTGGCCGCGGAGTCGCGCAACGAAGGCACGGTCACCAGCGTGTCCGACGGCATCGTGCGCATCTTCGGCCTGGCCGACGTCATGCAGGGCGAAATGATCGAGCTGCCGAACAACACCTACGCGCTGGCGCTGAACCTCGAGCGCGATTCGGTCGGCGCCGTGGTCCTGGGCGACTACGAGCACCTGCGCGAAGGCGACGTGGCCAAGACCACCGGCCGCATCCTGGAAGTGCCGGTCGGTCCGGAAATGCTCGGCCGCGTGGTGAACGCGCTGGGCGAGCCGATCGACGGCAAGGGCCCGCTGGGCACCTCGCTGACCGCGCCGGTGGAGCGCGTGGCCCCGGGCGTGATCTGGCGCAAGTCGGTCGACCAGCCGGTGCAGACCGGTTACAAATCGGTCGACGCGATGATCCCGATCGGCCGCGGCCAGCGCGAGCTGATCATCGGCGACCGCCAGACCGGCAAGACCGCGATGGCCATCGACGCCGTGATCAACCAGAAGGGCACCGGCATCAAGTGCGTGTACGTCGCGATCGGCCAGAAGGCTTCGACCGTGGCCAACATCGTGCGCAAGCTGGAAGAGAACGGCGCGCTGGCCCACACCGTGGTCGTCGCCGCCACCGCCTCCGAGTCGGCCGCGATGCAGTACATCAGCGCCTACTCCGGCTGCACCATGGGCGAGTACTTCATGGACCGCGGCCAGGACGCCCTGATCGTGTACGACGATCTGTCCAAGCAGGCCGTGGCCTACCGCCAGATCTCGCTGTTGCTGAAGCGTCCGCCGGGCCGTGAAGCCTACCCGGGCGACGTGTTCTACCTGCACTCCCGCCTGCTCGAGCGCGCCGCTCGCGTGTCCGAGGAGTACGTGGAGAAGTTCACCGAAGGCAAGGTCACCGGCAAGACCGGTTCGCTGACCGCGCTGCCGATCATCGAAACGCAGGCCGGCGACGTGTCCGCGTTCGTGCCGACCAACGTGATCTCGATCACCGACGGCCAGATCTTCCTGGAAACCGACCTGTTCAACGCCGGCATCCGCCCGGCCGTGAACGCCGGTATCTCGGTGTCGCGCGTCGGTGGCGCCGCCCAGACCAAGATCATCAAGAAGCTGTCGGGCGGCATCCGCATCTCGCTCGCCCAGTACCGTGAGCTGGCCGCGTTCGCGCAGTTCGCCTCGGACCTGGACGAAGCCACCCGCAAGCAGCTGGAGCGCGGCCAGCGCGTCACCGAGCTGATGAAGCAGAAGCAGTACGCGCCGATGTCCATCGCCCTGCAGGCGCTGTCCATCTACGCGGTCAACGAGGGTTACCTGGACGACGTGCCGGTCGGCAAGATCCTGGCGTTCGAAGACGCGCTGCACGCGCACTTCACCAACACC
- a CDS encoding F0F1 ATP synthase subunit delta: MSQALTVARPYARAAFATAHGEGNLAAWSQALGFAAHAAADPRVAALLPNPRLLPAEAVKLLAPEGAAESFTRFLAVLADARRLPQLPEIAGLFEELRAEAEHVVKAKVTSATALPSAELDQIKAALKKRFGREVEVETAVDASLIGGAVIDAGSVVIDGSLKGKLARLQSALTH, from the coding sequence ATGAGCCAGGCCCTTACCGTCGCCCGTCCCTACGCCCGCGCCGCCTTTGCGACGGCGCATGGCGAGGGCAATCTCGCCGCCTGGTCGCAGGCGCTGGGTTTCGCCGCGCATGCCGCGGCGGACCCGCGCGTGGCCGCGCTGCTGCCCAACCCGCGCCTGCTGCCCGCTGAGGCCGTGAAGCTGCTCGCACCGGAAGGCGCGGCTGAGTCGTTCACGCGCTTCCTTGCGGTGCTGGCCGATGCCCGCCGGCTGCCGCAGCTGCCGGAGATCGCCGGCCTGTTCGAGGAGCTGCGCGCCGAGGCCGAGCATGTCGTGAAGGCCAAGGTCACCTCGGCCACCGCCCTGCCGTCCGCCGAACTGGACCAGATCAAGGCCGCGCTGAAGAAGCGCTTCGGCCGCGAGGTCGAGGTGGAGACGGCGGTGGACGCGTCGCTGATCGGTGGCGCCGTGATCGATGCTGGCAGCGTGGTGATCGACGGCTCGCTGAAAGGCAAGCTGGCGCGCCTGCAGTCGGCGCTGACGCACTGA
- a CDS encoding F0F1 ATP synthase subunit B, translating to MNINLTLFAQALAFAGLIWIIATKIWPPLLAAIEERQQKIAEGLAAADRSQKDLAQAQEKVNEALKEARVKANDIIDQAHARANQIVDAAKNEAIAEANRQKALAEAEIDAAATRAREDLRKQVSSLAVSGAEKLLKREIDANAHKALLDELAAEI from the coding sequence ATGAATATCAATCTCACTCTGTTCGCCCAGGCGCTGGCCTTCGCTGGCCTGATCTGGATCATTGCGACCAAAATCTGGCCGCCGCTGCTGGCTGCCATCGAAGAACGCCAGCAGAAGATCGCCGAAGGCCTGGCCGCGGCCGATCGCAGCCAGAAGGATCTGGCGCAGGCCCAGGAAAAGGTCAACGAGGCGCTGAAGGAAGCCCGCGTCAAGGCCAACGACATCATCGACCAGGCCCACGCGCGCGCCAACCAGATCGTCGACGCCGCGAAGAACGAGGCCATCGCCGAAGCCAACCGCCAGAAGGCGCTGGCCGAAGCCGAGATCGACGCCGCCGCCACGCGTGCCCGCGAAGACCTGCGCAAGCAGGTGTCGTCGCTGGCCGTCAGCGGTGCCGAGAAGCTGCTGAAGCGCGAGATCGACGCCAACGCCCACAAGGCGCTGCTCGACGAACTCGCCGCCGAAATCTGA
- the atpE gene encoding F0F1 ATP synthase subunit C — protein sequence MESILTNLAQVQASTALAIGIMIGLAALGAGLGLAIMAGKFLESAARQPELIPVLQVRMFITAGLIDAAFIISVAVGLLFAFASPFITIFTEQLAKLAGG from the coding sequence ATGGAAAGCATCCTCACCAACCTCGCCCAGGTCCAGGCTTCGACCGCCCTCGCCATCGGCATCATGATCGGCCTGGCCGCGCTGGGCGCCGGTCTGGGTCTGGCCATCATGGCCGGCAAGTTCCTGGAATCGGCTGCCCGCCAGCCGGAGCTGATCCCGGTCCTGCAGGTCCGCATGTTCATCACCGCCGGCCTGATCGACGCCGCGTTCATCATCTCGGTCGCCGTCGGCCTGCTGTTCGCCTTCGCCAGCCCGTTCATCACGATCTTCACCGAGCAGCTGGCCAAGCTGGCCGGCGGCTGA
- the atpB gene encoding F0F1 ATP synthase subunit A, which yields MAGEALTPTTYIQHHLKNLTAQVGGDGPFWTINVDTFVTAVLMGLLIVFAFWLATRKATAGVPGKWQAFVEIMLEFVDKQARDTYHGTSKLVTPIAITIFFWILMMNLLKMIPADFIAKPLELLGIHYWKPVPTADVNATLGMSISVFFLMIVFAFRSKGFGGFAHEFLTAPFGKWMMPFNLILNIVEWVSKPISLAMRLFGNMFGGEIVFLLIWVLGGAGIVGMFGGAVFGLGWMLFHLLVIPLQAFIFMMLSIVYLSLSEDSH from the coding sequence ATGGCGGGCGAGGCTCTTACTCCCACCACCTATATCCAGCACCACCTGAAGAACCTCACGGCCCAGGTGGGCGGCGACGGTCCTTTCTGGACGATCAACGTCGACACCTTCGTGACGGCCGTGCTGATGGGTCTGCTGATCGTGTTCGCGTTCTGGCTGGCGACCCGCAAGGCGACCGCCGGCGTGCCGGGCAAGTGGCAGGCCTTCGTCGAGATCATGCTGGAGTTCGTCGACAAGCAGGCCCGCGACACCTACCACGGGACCAGCAAGCTGGTGACGCCTATCGCGATCACCATCTTCTTCTGGATCCTGATGATGAACCTGCTGAAGATGATCCCGGCAGACTTCATCGCCAAGCCGCTCGAGCTGCTGGGCATCCACTACTGGAAGCCGGTCCCCACCGCCGACGTCAATGCCACCCTGGGCATGTCGATCAGCGTGTTCTTCCTGATGATCGTCTTCGCGTTCCGCTCGAAGGGCTTCGGTGGCTTCGCCCACGAGTTCCTGACGGCGCCGTTCGGCAAGTGGATGATGCCGTTCAACCTGATCCTCAACATCGTCGAATGGGTCAGCAAGCCCATCTCTTTGGCGATGCGACTGTTCGGCAACATGTTCGGCGGCGAGATCGTCTTCCTGCTGATCTGGGTGCTGGGCGGCGCGGGCATCGTCGGCATGTTCGGCGGCGCGGTATTCGGCCTGGGCTGGATGCTGTTCCACCTGCTGGTCATCCCGCTGCAGGCGTTCATCTTCATGATGCTGTCGATCGTCTACCTCAGCTTGTCGGAAGACAGCCACTAA
- a CDS encoding DUF2061 domain-containing protein: MNKTLSFAILHFSVAFTLGYLFTGSLLVGGMLALIEPATNTVVFHFHEKVWKRIEARRAAKAMPLPA, translated from the coding sequence ATGAACAAGACGCTGAGCTTCGCGATCCTGCACTTCTCAGTGGCCTTCACCCTGGGCTATCTGTTCACCGGCAGCCTGCTGGTGGGCGGCATGCTGGCGCTGATCGAGCCGGCGACCAATACCGTGGTGTTCCACTTCCATGAAAAGGTGTGGAAGCGGATCGAAGCGCGCCGCGCGGCGAAGGCGATGCCCCTGCCCGCCTGA
- the lpdA gene encoding dihydrolipoyl dehydrogenase, whose translation MANTIEVKVPDIGDYSDVPVIEILVAVGDTVKKDQGLVTLESDKATLEVPSSAAGVVKEIKVKLGDALSEGSVVAVLEAEGAAASTPAPAPAPAAPPAPAAPAPTPAVAPAPVAATPAAAGGGLIEAKVPDIGDYDGVPVIEILVAVGDTVKKDQGLVTLESDKATMEVPSPAAGVVKEIKVKLGDELAEGSLVAILEGEGAAAAPSKPAPVAASPAAPAAPATSAPKPALGTGKPADIECRIVVIGSGPGGYTAAFRAADLGLDTVLIERYETLGGVCLNVGCIPSKALLHAAALIEEAAHSDEIGISFGKPKIDIDKLRGFKQDKVVGQFTKGLAGMAKQRKVRTVTGVAKFVSPNELEIVGSDGKTQLLRFEQCIIAAGSQAVKLPNFPWDDPRVMDSTDALQLAEVPKKLLVVGGGIIGLEMATVYRALGAEVTVVEFMDQLMPGADKDLVKPLADRLKKQGAVVHLKTKAAKVEASKKGITVHFESATEGQKPELETGTWDRVLVAVGRSPNGGKLDAGKAGVTVTDRGFIPVDAQMRTNVPHIFAIGDLVGQPMLAHKATHEGKLAAEVAAGEKKEWVARVIPSVAYTDPEIAWVGVTETEAKAKGLKIGVGKFPWLASARAVGIGRGEGFTKLIFDEHTHRIIGAGIVGVHAGDLISELALAIEMGAEAGDIGATIHPHPTLSESVAMAAEVYEGTITDLYIPKKK comes from the coding sequence ATGGCGAACACGATTGAAGTCAAAGTCCCCGACATCGGCGATTACAGCGATGTACCGGTCATCGAGATCCTGGTCGCCGTCGGCGACACGGTGAAGAAGGACCAGGGCCTGGTCACGCTGGAGTCGGACAAGGCCACGCTGGAAGTGCCGTCCTCGGCCGCCGGCGTGGTGAAGGAGATCAAGGTCAAGCTGGGCGATGCGCTGTCCGAAGGTAGCGTGGTGGCCGTGCTGGAAGCCGAAGGTGCTGCCGCGTCCACGCCGGCACCGGCACCGGCACCGGCTGCGCCGCCGGCTCCCGCCGCGCCTGCGCCGACACCGGCGGTTGCACCCGCGCCTGTGGCTGCCACGCCCGCCGCCGCTGGCGGCGGCCTGATCGAGGCCAAGGTGCCCGACATCGGCGACTACGACGGCGTGCCGGTCATCGAGATCCTGGTGGCCGTGGGCGACACGGTGAAGAAGGACCAGGGCCTGGTCACGCTGGAGTCGGACAAGGCGACGATGGAAGTGCCGTCCCCCGCCGCCGGCGTGGTGAAGGAAATCAAGGTCAAGCTCGGCGACGAGTTGGCTGAAGGCAGTCTCGTCGCGATCCTGGAAGGCGAGGGCGCCGCTGCGGCGCCGTCCAAGCCCGCCCCGGTCGCCGCCTCGCCGGCCGCGCCCGCGGCACCGGCGACCTCGGCACCGAAGCCGGCGCTGGGTACCGGCAAGCCGGCGGACATCGAATGCCGCATCGTCGTGATCGGTTCCGGTCCGGGCGGCTACACCGCGGCGTTCCGTGCTGCCGACCTCGGTCTGGATACGGTGCTCATCGAGCGCTACGAAACGCTGGGCGGCGTCTGCCTCAATGTCGGCTGCATCCCGTCGAAGGCGCTGTTGCATGCCGCGGCGCTGATCGAGGAAGCGGCCCATTCGGACGAGATCGGCATCAGCTTCGGCAAACCGAAGATCGACATCGACAAGCTGCGCGGCTTCAAGCAGGACAAGGTGGTCGGCCAGTTCACCAAGGGCCTGGCCGGCATGGCCAAGCAGCGCAAGGTGCGCACGGTCACCGGCGTGGCGAAGTTCGTATCGCCGAACGAACTGGAGATCGTGGGCAGCGACGGCAAGACGCAGCTGCTGCGCTTCGAGCAGTGCATCATCGCCGCCGGTTCGCAGGCGGTGAAGCTGCCGAACTTCCCGTGGGACGATCCGCGCGTGATGGATTCCACCGATGCGCTGCAGCTGGCCGAGGTGCCGAAGAAGCTGCTCGTCGTCGGCGGCGGCATCATCGGCCTGGAAATGGCGACCGTGTATCGCGCGCTGGGCGCCGAAGTCACCGTGGTCGAGTTCATGGACCAGCTGATGCCGGGCGCCGACAAGGACCTGGTGAAGCCGCTGGCCGACCGCCTGAAGAAGCAGGGCGCGGTCGTGCACCTGAAGACCAAGGCCGCCAAGGTCGAGGCCTCGAAGAAGGGCATCACCGTGCACTTCGAGAGCGCCACCGAAGGCCAGAAGCCGGAGTTGGAAACGGGCACCTGGGATCGCGTGCTGGTCGCCGTGGGCCGTTCGCCGAACGGCGGCAAGCTGGATGCCGGCAAGGCCGGCGTCACCGTCACCGACCGCGGTTTCATCCCGGTCGATGCGCAGATGCGCACCAACGTGCCGCACATCTTCGCCATCGGCGACCTGGTGGGCCAGCCGATGCTGGCGCACAAGGCCACGCACGAGGGCAAGCTGGCGGCGGAAGTGGCGGCCGGCGAGAAGAAGGAATGGGTGGCGCGGGTGATTCCGTCGGTGGCCTATACCGATCCGGAGATCGCCTGGGTCGGCGTGACCGAGACCGAAGCCAAGGCCAAGGGCCTGAAGATCGGGGTGGGCAAATTCCCGTGGTTGGCGTCCGCGCGCGCGGTCGGCATCGGTCGCGGCGAAGGCTTCACCAAGCTCATCTTCGACGAACACACCCACCGCATCATCGGCGCCGGCATCGTCGGCGTGCATGCGGGCGACCTGATCAGCGAACTGGCGCTGGCGATCGAGATGGGTGCGGAAGCCGGCGACATCGGCGCGACCATCCATCCGCACCCCACGCTCAGCGAGTCCGTGGCGATGGCGGCCGAAGTCTACGAAGGCACGATCACCGACCTGTACATCCCGAAGAAAAAGTAA
- a CDS encoding dihydrolipoyllysine-residue acetyltransferase: protein MSDIKEAKVPDIGDYDGVPVIEILVAVGDTVKKDQGLVTLESDKATMEVPSPFAGVVKEIKVKLGDEIAEGAVVALIEASEGAADAKPAAAPAPVPAAETGAKVEPVAVSPTPDKLAQREIAQERAAPAVAPAASRVLDDKPGIDPEASPPRTPPVEFNADRVLPEKVAYASPTVRLFARELGVDLNQVKGTERGGRISKEDVQKYVKGVLGGGVAAPASTGAPAAAGGGLNLLPWPKVDFSKFGETEVVALSRIKKISGANLARNWAMIPHVTQHDHADITDLEALRVALNKENEKAGIKLTMLAFLMKASVSALKKFPDFNASLDASGENLTLKKYFHVGFAADTPNGLVVPVIRDVDKKGVNEIAQESGDLAKKARDGKLGPAEMSGGCFSISSLGGIGGVAFTPIVNAPEVAILGVSKSSIQPVWDGKQFQPRLMLPLSLSYDHRVIDGAAAARFTAYLAQLLGDMRRVLL, encoded by the coding sequence ATGTCCGACATCAAGGAAGCCAAAGTCCCCGATATCGGGGACTACGACGGCGTACCGGTGATCGAGATCCTGGTCGCCGTGGGCGACACGGTGAAGAAGGACCAGGGCCTGGTCACGCTGGAATCGGACAAGGCGACGATGGAAGTGCCGTCGCCGTTCGCCGGCGTGGTGAAGGAGATCAAGGTCAAGCTGGGCGACGAGATCGCCGAGGGCGCCGTGGTCGCGCTAATCGAAGCCAGCGAAGGCGCCGCCGATGCGAAGCCCGCTGCGGCACCCGCCCCGGTGCCCGCTGCCGAGACCGGCGCGAAGGTGGAGCCGGTCGCCGTGTCCCCGACGCCGGACAAGCTGGCCCAGCGCGAGATCGCGCAGGAGCGCGCCGCGCCGGCCGTGGCACCCGCGGCCTCGCGCGTGCTGGACGACAAGCCGGGCATCGATCCGGAAGCCTCACCGCCGCGCACGCCGCCGGTCGAGTTCAACGCCGACCGCGTGCTGCCGGAGAAAGTGGCCTACGCCAGCCCCACCGTGCGCCTGTTCGCCCGCGAGCTGGGCGTGGACCTCAACCAGGTGAAGGGCACCGAGCGTGGAGGCCGCATCAGCAAGGAAGACGTGCAGAAGTACGTCAAGGGCGTGCTGGGCGGCGGCGTGGCGGCGCCCGCATCCACGGGTGCGCCGGCTGCCGCGGGCGGCGGGCTCAACCTGCTGCCCTGGCCGAAGGTGGACTTCAGCAAGTTCGGCGAGACCGAAGTCGTCGCGCTGTCGCGCATCAAGAAGATTTCCGGCGCCAACCTGGCGCGCAACTGGGCGATGATCCCGCACGTCACCCAGCACGACCACGCCGACATCACCGATCTGGAAGCGCTGCGCGTGGCGCTGAACAAGGAGAACGAGAAGGCCGGCATCAAGCTGACCATGCTCGCCTTCCTGATGAAGGCCAGCGTTTCGGCGCTGAAGAAGTTCCCCGACTTCAACGCCTCGCTCGACGCCAGCGGCGAGAACCTCACGCTGAAGAAGTACTTCCACGTGGGCTTCGCCGCCGACACGCCGAACGGCCTGGTCGTGCCGGTGATCCGCGACGTCGACAAGAAGGGCGTCAACGAGATCGCGCAGGAAAGCGGCGATCTGGCGAAGAAGGCGCGCGATGGTAAGCTGGGCCCGGCCGAGATGTCCGGCGGCTGCTTCTCGATCTCCTCGCTGGGCGGCATCGGCGGCGTGGCGTTCACGCCGATCGTCAATGCGCCGGAAGTCGCCATCCTGGGCGTGTCCAAATCGTCGATCCAGCCCGTCTGGGACGGCAAGCAGTTCCAGCCGCGCCTGATGCTGCCGCTGTCGCTGAGCTACGACCACCGCGTGATCGACGGCGCCGCCGCCGCGCGCTTCACCGCCTATCTCGCCCAGCTGCTCGGCGACATGCGCCGCGTGCTGCTGTAA
- a CDS encoding DNA-deoxyinosine glycosylase — protein sequence MSELLVGLPPRADAHCRVLVLGSMPGNASLRGAQYYAHPRNRFWPVMGALCGFAPEAPYEDRLEALARAGIGVWDVIGRCERQGSLDAAIVRGSEVPNAIGDWLAAHPGVAAIALNGGKAAEAFRRHVRPTLADPLPALLALPSTSPAHAAMGLPALVEAWGAITPFLRRAA from the coding sequence GTGTCCGAACTGCTGGTCGGCTTGCCGCCGCGTGCCGACGCGCACTGCCGCGTGCTGGTGCTGGGTTCGATGCCCGGCAACGCGTCCCTGCGCGGGGCGCAGTACTACGCGCATCCGCGCAACCGCTTCTGGCCGGTGATGGGCGCGCTGTGCGGCTTCGCTCCGGAGGCGCCCTACGAAGATCGCCTCGAGGCACTGGCGCGCGCCGGCATCGGCGTGTGGGATGTGATCGGTCGCTGTGAGCGCCAGGGCAGCCTGGATGCAGCCATCGTGCGCGGCAGCGAAGTACCCAATGCCATCGGCGACTGGCTGGCGGCGCATCCCGGTGTCGCCGCGATCGCGCTCAACGGCGGCAAGGCGGCGGAGGCGTTCCGCCGGCATGTCCGGCCGACCTTGGCGGATCCGCTGCCGGCATTGCTTGCATTGCCCTCCACCAGCCCCGCGCATGCGGCGATGGGATTGCCCGCGCTGGTGGAAGCCTGGGGCGCGATCACGCCGTTCCTGCGCCGCGCCGCCTGA
- a CDS encoding DMT family transporter encodes MNATGVALALFIGMLLPLQALINASLGRQSFGPVFASLASFMVGTGVLLAWWLLTRPVFVPAALGKVPWWAWTGGVIGAVFVASATLLVPRLGAASLICLVVAGQLVGSVLLDHFGVLHARQPVDTLRVVGLLLVVAGATLVVRPWQSAGG; translated from the coding sequence ATGAACGCGACCGGCGTCGCCCTCGCCCTCTTCATCGGCATGCTGTTGCCGCTCCAGGCACTGATCAATGCTTCGCTCGGCAGGCAGTCGTTCGGCCCGGTGTTCGCTTCGCTCGCCTCCTTCATGGTGGGCACCGGCGTGCTGCTGGCGTGGTGGCTGCTGACGCGACCGGTATTCGTGCCTGCAGCCCTGGGCAAGGTGCCGTGGTGGGCATGGACCGGCGGTGTGATCGGCGCTGTGTTCGTCGCGTCCGCGACGCTGCTGGTGCCACGGCTGGGGGCCGCTTCGCTGATCTGCCTGGTGGTGGCGGGGCAACTGGTGGGTTCGGTGCTGCTCGACCATTTCGGCGTGCTGCACGCGCGCCAGCCGGTGGACACGCTGCGCGTCGTCGGCCTGCTGCTGGTCGTGGCCGGCGCGACGCTGGTGGTGCGGCCCTGGCAGTCCGCAGGCGGCTGA
- a CDS encoding MFS transporter, which yields MTRTRMILAMILTYMIFAMLLNSVGTVILQSIQGFGISKADASLLEAFKDLPIAITSFLVASFLPRLGYRRAMMLGLSLVALACAAMPLLHAFWATKLLFTTVGVSFALVKVSVYSSIGLLTDDAKAHAALTSTVEGWFMVGILGSAWLFAAFINADAPGDPVWLDVYWVLAAMCVAVIVLLATCTLDERAAQDGHAAGESFADMFRLLALPLVVVFLISAFLYVLMEQAINTWLPTFNREILHLPTTLSVQAAGIFAGSLALGRLGGGVLLRRVPWFWLLAGCVVAMAALVLVALPLAANVQPRDGMTWWNAPLAAYVFPLIGLLMAPIYPAINSVVLSALPKARHAAMTGLIVVFSALGGTTGSYITGQLFAHFDGSRAFYLLLAPMAMLLVSMALLHRAVARRDGAVAPA from the coding sequence ATGACGCGCACCCGCATGATCCTGGCGATGATCCTGACCTACATGATCTTCGCCATGCTGTTGAACTCCGTGGGCACGGTGATCCTGCAGTCCATCCAGGGGTTCGGCATCAGCAAGGCCGATGCGAGCCTGCTGGAAGCCTTCAAGGACCTGCCCATTGCGATCACCTCGTTCCTGGTGGCGTCGTTCCTGCCGCGCCTGGGCTACCGCCGGGCGATGATGCTCGGCCTGTCGCTGGTCGCGCTGGCCTGCGCGGCGATGCCGTTGCTGCACGCGTTCTGGGCGACCAAGCTGCTGTTCACCACGGTCGGCGTGTCGTTCGCACTGGTGAAGGTGTCGGTGTACTCCAGCATCGGCCTGCTGACCGATGATGCGAAGGCGCACGCTGCGCTCACCAGTACGGTGGAAGGGTGGTTCATGGTCGGCATACTGGGCAGTGCGTGGCTGTTCGCCGCCTTCATCAATGCCGACGCGCCGGGCGATCCGGTCTGGCTGGATGTCTACTGGGTGCTGGCGGCGATGTGCGTGGCGGTGATCGTCCTGCTCGCGACCTGCACGCTGGACGAGCGCGCCGCCCAGGACGGCCATGCGGCCGGCGAATCCTTCGCCGACATGTTCCGCCTGCTGGCGCTGCCGCTGGTGGTGGTGTTCCTGATCTCAGCCTTCCTCTACGTGCTGATGGAGCAGGCGATCAACACCTGGCTGCCGACCTTCAACCGCGAAATCCTGCACCTGCCGACCACGCTCAGCGTGCAGGCGGCGGGGATCTTCGCCGGCTCGCTGGCGCTGGGACGGCTGGGCGGCGGCGTGCTGTTGCGGCGCGTGCCCTGGTTCTGGTTGCTGGCCGGCTGCGTGGTCGCGATGGCGGCGCTGGTGCTGGTAGCGCTGCCGCTGGCCGCCAACGTGCAGCCGCGCGACGGCATGACGTGGTGGAACGCGCCGCTGGCGGCGTATGTGTTCCCGCTGATCGGCCTGCTGATGGCGCCGATCTACCCGGCGATCAATTCGGTGGTGCTGAGCGCGCTGCCGAAGGCGCGGCATGCGGCGATGACGGGCCTGATTGTGGTGTTCTCCGCGCTGGGCGGGACCACGGGCTCGTACATCACGGGCCAGCTGTTCGCGCATTTCGACGGATCGCGGGCGTTCTACCTGCTGCTGGCGCCGATGGCGATGCTGCTCGTGTCGATGGCATTGCTGCACCGCGCGGTGGCCCGGCGCGATGGCGCGGTGGCGCCGGCCTGA